GATTCTTACATCTAAGGGTAAGAGATTAAAGGCTATTGCTTTGGTGTTGAATTTCTGGGCATAGCACATGAAACATGTAGCCTGCATAGTCTTTAATTGGGCATATCAAACTACATGAGGCTTTCTTGAAACATTCTATACTCATTTTTGCCTTTGCTTTCCCATTAAGAATGCCCTCCCCACCCTTTCATTTAGCTAATAACCTTTTCATCCTCCAAAATAGCTCAAGGGTCAACTCCTGAAACTTTCCTTAACTTTCCTCATTCCTCTCCTGTTCCTAGAATCAATCTTATTACTTTATCTACTTTGACTACTAAAGTCAAAGCCCCTTGTGGATGCTATGAAGTTGGTGCCTAGCACATATTTTGATCTGAAGAAAGTGCTAGATAAATGTTTGAACAGTAGGGTAAAAGGAGCTTGAAGGAAATGGTTAATGGTAATGAAGTCAGTTAATCCTTGGTAGTTCCAACAGAATTTTTATATTCTGAGTTGTGAGAAGCAGTCCATGTTTTGAAATAAACACTAAAGACTGAGTTGTCATTCATTCAGATTAATTCACATGTTGCTGATAAACAGATAGTACTTACCCATTTCCTTTGGAGGAAAGTCTAGAATATGAATTTGGTTGCTTCTGTCTTCTGTTTTACTTTTccttgaaagaaataaattataggccaggcacggtggctcacacagTGTGCtcactcctagcactctgggaggccgaggcgggcggattgcttgaggtcaggagttcaagaccagcctgagcaagagcgagaccctgtcactactataaatagaaagaaattaattgaccaactaatatatatagagaaaaaattagccgggcatggtggcgcatgcctgtaatcccagctactggggaggctgaggcaggaggattgcttgagcccaggagtttgaggttgctatgagctaggctgatgccatggcactcactctagcctggtcaacaaagtgagagactgtctcaaaaaaaaaaaaaaaataagaaatgagttATATGTTTATTCAGAATGGGTTCTTGAGTTGGTACTAATCTGATCTTCATTTCCAAACTATAGTGTGTCctcttttttgctgttgtttcaaGAGGTCTCTCTGTTTCAAGGTTGATACTCCCTCTCCAAGTCCAATGGAAACATCTGGATGTGCCCCTGCAGAAGAATATCTGTGTCAGGCTTTCTCTGATGTAATTCTTGCAGTGAGTGATGTGGATGCAGAAGATGGAGCTGATCCAAACCTATGTAGTGAATATGTGAAGGATATTTATGCTTACCTGAGACAACTTGAGGTCAGTATTATAATTAAAGTCTATGTTTTTTCTAAACTATATCCAACTTTATTAAAGATTTTCTATCAACAGTTTACAATAATTCACGTAGGATGTGGGCAGCATTTATTAGATTGCACTTTCAGATTCTTCATAGAATACCAAAAATGAAAAGTCACTAATCAAACCAATGCAATCTGTTTTCCACTTTGAACAGGAAAGTTCAAAAGTAGGATGGTtgttgctgggcatggtggctcacgcctataatctgagcactctaggaggctgagacatgaggatcacttgagatcaagagttcaagatcagccttggcaacatagagcagcaagaccttgtctctacaaaaaaaagaaaaattggttgtggtggcaaatgcctgtattctcagctacttgacaggctgaggcagaggcttgcttttgaggttgtaatgagctgtGGTGAGGCctctgtactccagcttgggcaacaaagtgagaccctgtgtggaaaaaaaaaagttagggtGGATATTGTTACGGTTCTTGGTAAAGGAAAGTCCACAGATTGAATgattggtgtgtgtatgtgtatgtatgtatcccCATCACAGTTTGGAGTGGGTAAGTCCAAACTTTGGATTTAAGGGGGATAATAAGGCAGGAAGTAGATGGGTATATAGAAGATGGTAAAAGACTATAGCCACCCCTGACAAGGCATTTTGTGTCAGTATGGCTGATGTGCATGCAGTTGGCAAGGGAATTATGTACAAAAAAGGAGTACACTCAAAAAGTTAAGTTtttgattttcttcaaatttgtacCACTTCTGAAACTTTCTATTAATGGCATTTGACCTCCCCCCACCTCCAAACAAGAAAGCATTCTATATAGTAACATAAATTATACAGTTTTCAGATTTACCCATTTGTTTCTAATGCATTGTGTTATGTCATTTACATCAGTCTCCTACTTGGTCCTTTTGGGCCTCTCCATTTTCTACAGAATCCTCAAGCAGACTTTGACAGGACCAgcttttcctccctttttgtttttttggttagtttttttgtttgtgctttGTCAAGTTTGTATTTTAACTTTGGAGGATGTAGTTTAGTAAATGTATATGATGTATATGCTATTTCTTGAtggcttgtttttcttcttagttATGTTGGGGTTTATACCCTGGAACAGGCAGGAGTGTGGTAGCATGAGTTCCAGCTGATCTGGTAGTTACTGATATTTTCTCTACAAAGCTCAGATTCTGGGTTTAGAATCTTAAGTGAAAAGATCTGAGATGTTAGTATGGTATCTTTATTTAGGAAGAATTGGATACCGAGTGTGGGCCAGCAGCAGTTGTGGTGAATTGAACATAAGATTTGACAATATGGAAAACCTGTCACACTgtaatgttctctttctttcctagTAATGGTGCTGTTTATAGTGACCATATGAATAATTGAATTAAGAACTGTTAAAGATTCTAAATGCCCCAGAGCTATTTTGTATTAACTAAGTGATCTTTCTGGACTTAATATCACATGGAGTCTTGCTTCTAAAGATAATTGGCATTCTCTTTTGCAGGAAGAGCAAGCAGTTAGACCAAAATACCTACTGGGTCAGGAAGTCACTGGAAACATGAGAGCCATCCTGATTGACTGGCTAGTACAGGTTCAAATGAAATTCCGATTGCTGCAGGAGACCATGTACATGACTGTTTCCATTATTGATCGGTTCATGCAGGTGCGCATAATTTAGTAATTGAGGGTGCTCCTTTTCAGAGTCCTGAGtcataagaaaatgatttttttggccgggaatggtggctcatgcctgtaatcctagcactctgggaggccgagacaggaggagtgcttgaggcctggagtttgagaccagcctgagcaagagcgagatcccatctctactaaaaatagaaaggaattagccagacaactgacaatatagaaaaaattagctgggcatggtggcgcatgcctgtagtctcaggtactcaggaggctgaggcaggaggattgcttgagcccaggagtttgaggttgctgtgagctaggctgacgccacggcactctagtccgggcaacagagtgaaactctgtctcaaaaaaaaagaaaatgatttttttttcagctaaaaTCTGTCTCAGGGGATAGGGTGCCATTAGTTGAGATTTTACTTTGTGAGTGTCTTTCCTTAGGAAAGACACCTCTCCTTAATAGCTCTATGTCTCCTTTGCAAATACATATTACTTATTCAGTTGAAATTCCCATTGTAGAATAATTGTGTGCCCAAGAAGATGCTGCAACTGGTTGGTGTCACTGCCATGTTTATTGCAAGCAAATATGAAGAAATGTACCCTCCAGAAATTGGTGACTTTGCTTTTGTGACTGACAACACTTACACTAAACACCAAATCAGACAGATGGAAATGAAGATTCTAAGAGCTTTAAACTTCGGTCTGGGTCGGCCTCTACCCCTGCACTTCCTTCGGAGAGCATCTAAGATTGGAGAGGTATGGGTTTCTTGAGAAACTTTTGGTATGGTATATTAGGGAACACTGCTGCTGACCAAGCAGGTCTAATTCAACATGAGGAAGTGATAaagatattctttaatattttcagtcAGGCTGCATATTAATATTAGGGCCTTCCACAGGCAACTGTGGGATGTTGTAGACAAACATTTATAGTTATAGATGTGGTATGCAGGTTAGTGCCAATGTAAAATTCTTGGAAAGAAGCTCAGTGTTCTGTGGGTTTTGTTCCAGGTTGATGTTGAACAACATACTTTGGCCAAATACCTGATGGAACTAACTATGTTGGACTATGATATGGTGCACTTTCCTCCTTCTCAAATTGCAGCAGGAGCTTTTTGCTTAGCATTGAAGATTCTGGATAATGGTGAATGGGTAAGCTGTGTCCCACAAAACTTCcaagcttttatattttatttaagacagaCAGGGTCTggtgtcacccagactggagtgcagtggtgggatggCTCACTGTAAtatcaaactcctggtttcaagtgatcaatcctcctgcctcagcctgggattataggcatgagccactgtgcctggcctaccaAGCTTTTAAATTACAAATGGTGTTTGACTGAATACAGAAATTTTGTCATTAAAGGACAATTCAAATGGTTCCTAAATATGGAATCTTCTGAAGGAATGGTCAAAAATGACACCTTTTTTGTGATGTCTGCATagaatgctttcatttatttacccTAATTTCATCTTTATTCCTTTTGAGAGAAGTAGGGCAGCTAATACTCCTTACATATGGAGAAACTCTCAAGCAGGTCATATGATATGTTAGAAGTTCATTCTTAATCATTGATTCGACAAATATTTCTCCTATGTTCTAGGAACTATGCTAGGCCCTAGAAAGAGAACTATGACTAAGAGAGTTGACCTCAAGGAACTTGAAGTCCAGCTTTAGGGTGGACAATGATATAATTAGGTTTGAGCACATTTCCTTCAGAAGCATGAAAGTACCTGGGGAAGGAGGTGTCTTAAGCTtgacttaaattttaattaagttgTACATTACTCATCTTCTCACCCAACTCTTAAAAAACACCTAGAAATTTTatgaaaaccatttttattttttattttattttttgagacatagctcactgcaaactcaaacatctgggctcaagtgatcttcctgccttagcctcccagagtgttaggattataagcgtgagccacccacACCTGGCCAAAAATTGTtgatgagcatttttattttatttttttaatttcaaaatgttaagggggCAATTGAGCATTTTTAACATTAACTTTTGTTGTCTTAGACACCAACTCTACAGCATTACCTATCATACACTGAAGAATCCCTTCTTCCTGTTATGCAGCACCTGGCTAAGAATATAGTTGTGGTAAATCGAGGGCTTACAAAGCACATGGTGAGTCTATTTGGTGGCATTGtaagatgttaaaaaataattcagacttCATGCCTGCAAATGCAGAGTTTATTTTTAAGGAGTTGGATGTTTTAATTGACTATTTGTATCATTGGGtcttgtgatttgtttttttgttttcctttttaatggtTATGCTCTTCTCTTCCAGACTATCAAGAATAAGTATGCCACATCTAAGCATGCTAAGATCAGCACTCTAGCACAGCTGAATTCCACACTAGTACAAGACTTAGCCAAGGCTGTGGCAAAGGTGTAACTTGTAAACTTGGAGTACTTTATCTGCAAATAAAATTGGCACCATGTGCCGTCTGTACATAATATAATGTtgcatttacttttaataaagCTTGTGgccctttttactttttatagcttAACTCATTTGAATGTGGTTACTTCCTACTCCAGGATAACCTAAAATTGTCTTAAAAAGTATAGCggggaataattttaaaagctgcttTCAGTTTACCTGAGGACCCAATTGATGTATATAATTGTTTATGTTTATACCCTTGGTTCTTGTTTTATGTACCTGGcttttactttattaatatgaggTATTAAGGTGGGGTGAAGGTATTTAAAACCTTTTACTTGCATAGGGCATACTACATGTAAGCCAACTCACCTTGAAGAATGTGCTACATAgttctattttaaagtaaaagtctAACACCTCATCCCAAGTCCCTGTTTTGTTTCTTCTAGTGGTTGCTGCCATAATTCTAAGTGATTTACTTTTACCACTATTTCTTGAGTTAACAGCTTTACCCTagtatcttttcaaatttttcactttcaaaaatgagaaataatttatattctatgcccaattttcattttatatttttgtgtattggttaagaaaataaaacaagatgctcaaaacaaatgcaaaggtatctttttaaaaattaatttacctcCCTCTTACTCTCTTCTAAGTCACATCTACCTCAGCAACACTGATAGTTTGGGATGTTATCCTtccatgttttatataaataggGGCAAGCATATAAATTGTTCTGGGGATTTTTACAAAAAGGTTCCTTCTGTATACatagctgtttcttttttttttttttttagactagtcaagtgcagtagtgaggaggggggaaagtagtagaacaaggagttcaatctgtaactgactgtgaacaatcacgtgagataactcactaccttcggaccagccatACATAGCTCTTTCTTTCAATGTGTATAGGCCTACCTGTATTTGTGCATCACATTACATAGTACAGATACATAGTAATCTTTGACTTTCTGAAAAGTAAAGACTGGTGAAAAGTGGACTACATATACAACAACCCAGTGGTCCCAAAAGATTAAGGTACTGAagttttactgtatcttttctatgtttagatacacaaataactGACCATtttgttacaattgcctacaatattcagtagaACAACATACTATACAAGTTtgcagcctgggagcaataggctataccatattaGCCTAACTCtgtagtaggctatactatctaggtttgtgttaTGTACACTCTGATGTTGGCACAATGATGATATTCTCTATGATGCATTTCTAATGATATATCgccattgttaagtgacacatgactgtactaTAATGTGTTCAACCATtctgctcttgatattcaggcagctccccccccccaagacaatgatttattttatcattttggccgggtgcggtggctcacgcctataatcctagcactttgggaggccaaggcaggtggattgcttgaggtcaggagttcggagttcgagaccagcctgaggaagagtgagaccccgtctctactgtaaatagaaagaaattaattggccaactaatatatatagagaaaaaattagctgggcatggtggtgcatgcctgtggtcccagctacttgggaggctgaggcaggaggattgcttgagcccagttgttggaggttgctgtgaggtaggctgatgccatggcattcactctagcctgggcaacaaagcaagactgtctcaaaaaaaattgtcattttatacCATGCTTTTCTTTATGTATGCTAGGTTCCCCAAAGAATATGTGCATTTTAAGTTCTGACAGAGCCAGATGACAATGTACAAAAGTGCCAATTTTCTCTGCATTATTAAAACTGAAAGTAATCAGTCTTCAATCTCTGAATCCAACTGGCAAAAAACATTCTCtcatttgctattttaatttaacTTCTGGCAAGTTAAATTTTTTGGTTGGGTTTTTTagatttaaatagatttaggatAAACAAGTGTTTATCATGAATGAATTGCAAATAAACTATTAACTACTTATGTGGAATGCTTTCCCAATTTTTTATTTGCCCtttgttttttgcagaaatattaaGTTTTCATACAATCAAACCTATTTTTTCTGTAGCTGCTTTTGGATTTTCAGTCTTAAGATCAACTATCCCAAAACCaagaatgttttctaaaattttatcttaatttttcccatttagaTCTATAATCTTTCATTAAACTTTCTATGTGTGGTATGATGTAGGACTCTTACTTCCAAGAAAGACACCCATTTATGTTAGTACTATATGATTAAAATCCTTGTCCAACTTGAAATATCTTGAATGCTTACCTATTATTCGCTGATCTGTTTTTTCTACGATAATAAAATAGTTTACAGTAATAGTTTTACCAGCTTATCTGGTAAGATAAGGCTCACCactatctttcaaatatttggggACATTACCAAATACTTttacatataaactttagaattgtatagcctattgctcctaggctacaaacatgTATAGCATGTGACTGCACTGAATACAGTTCCTTTGAGATTTTGACtgtacattatatacatatatatatagtccaCTATATACTATCTTGGGATGGACTGACATTGTCTTCccatttagaaacatttttctccATCAAGCCTTGTTGCATGCCCTTCAATACAATGTtagaatttaattatatataattctgCAATTTTTTTGTCAAGTTTATTCCTGGATGGTTTCTGTTGCTAATGTGAATAGgatatatttcttctattttaattttttaatctattttttctctGCTGCCTGGTCCGTGacctaaattctatttttattgctagttatatttttttttttttttttttttttttttttttttttttttttgagacagagtctcactttgttgcccgggctagagtgagtgccgtggcgtcagcctagctcacagcaacctcaatctcctgggctcgagtgatccttctgcctcagcctcccgggtagctgggactacaggcatgcgccaccatgcccggctaatttttttttttttatatatatatcagttggccaattaattcctttctatttatagtagagacggggtctcgctcaggctggttttgaactcctgaccttgagcaatccacccgcctcggcctcccaagagctaggattacaggcgtgagccacagcgcccggcctgctagttatattttaattatcgATTCTCTTACTCGAGTAGTTTTTTCTAACCCATGCCATTGTTATGGAGAGTAGTTTTTAGTGGAGATTTTCCTAGGCCTTAAATctaaaagttttgtttattttcaatgtttatgttAGTTTATTATATTAGAATCTCCAAACTAATCAGTGGTAATAGTGGATTCCTGTCTTAACTGAATTGATTGTATATCATTAGTATTtttaccatttaatatttttgctgttgATCTTAacgtagtctttttttttttttttttttttttttgagacagagtctcactttgttgcccgggctagagtgagtgccgtggcgtcagcctagctcacagcaacctcaatctcctgggctcgagtgatccttctgcctcagcctcccgggtagctgggactacaggcatgcgccaccatgcccggctaatttttttttttttatatatatatcagttggccaattaattcctttctatttatagtagagacggggtctcgctcaggctggttttgaactcctgaccttgagcaatccacccgcctcggcctcccaagagctaggattacaggcgtgagccacagcgcccggcctgctagttatattttaattatcgATTCTCTTACTCGAGTAGTTTTTTCTAACCCATGCCATTGTTATGGAGAGTAGTTTTTAGTGGAGATTTTCCTAGGCCTTAAATctaaaagttttgtttattttcaatgtttatgttAGTTTATTATATTAGAATCTCCAAACTAATCAGTGGTAATAGTGGATTCCTGTCTTAACTGAATTGATTGTATATCATTAGTATTtttaccatttaatatttttgctgttgATCTTAacgtagtctttttttttttttttttttttttttgagacagagtctcgctttgttgcccaggctagagtgccatgacatcagcctaactcacagcaacctccaactcctgggctcaagcaatcctactgcctcagcctcccgagtagctgggactacaggcatgcgccaccatgcccggctaattttttctatatatattagttggccaattaatttctttctatttatagtagagatgggggggggtgtcgctcttgctcaggctggtttcgaactcctgacctcgatcaatccgcccgcctcggcctcccagagtgctaggattacaggcgtgagccacctcgcccggatTTAACGTAGTCTTGATATTTCCTTTTCCTGTGTGGAGTTTTTAATAGGCAAGA
The Microcebus murinus isolate Inina chromosome 11, M.murinus_Inina_mat1.0, whole genome shotgun sequence genome window above contains:
- the CCNB1 gene encoding G2/mitotic-specific cyclin-B1 encodes the protein MALRVTRNMKTNAENKAKIGMAGAKRVPVATAAASKPGLRPRTALGDIGNKVGDQLQAKMPLKKEAKTLATGKVIAKKLPKPLEKVPEPQPQPEPEPEPEPLKEEKLSPEPILVDTPSPSPMETSGCAPAEEYLCQAFSDVILAVSDVDAEDGADPNLCSEYVKDIYAYLRQLEEEQAVRPKYLLGQEVTGNMRAILIDWLVQVQMKFRLLQETMYMTVSIIDRFMQNNCVPKKMLQLVGVTAMFIASKYEEMYPPEIGDFAFVTDNTYTKHQIRQMEMKILRALNFGLGRPLPLHFLRRASKIGEVDVEQHTLAKYLMELTMLDYDMVHFPPSQIAAGAFCLALKILDNGEWTPTLQHYLSYTEESLLPVMQHLAKNIVVVNRGLTKHMTIKNKYATSKHAKISTLAQLNSTLVQDLAKAVAKV